The genomic window AAGTCCTCCGgtggcttctttgtttgtttgtttggttttctggttttttcaagacagggtttctctgtatagccctggctgtcctggaactcactttgtagaccaggctgccctcgaactcagaaatccgcctatctctgcctcgcaagtgctgggattaaaggtgtgcgccaccactgcccggctctccgGTGGCTTCTTAATTCTCTAACCTTTCCAAATACAATTGTTTTCAGGAGCTCCTAAGACAACATGATGAAGACATCCTGAAAATACAGGAGCTGAGAAAATCCAAAGAGGTAAGCGTTCCCATTCAGCTCTATGAAAGTAGTGTCTTCCAAGCCCTACACACTTGGGGAAATGAAATGAATTTTACCCAAATAAGTACAGTTACTGGAGCACCCAAACCTAAGTGTTGAACTCTGTAAGTCAAAATGAATCTCAAACTCCATGTCAAGCAAATGCAGCCTTTCTCAGAGCCAGCTGTGAACAAGGAGAAAGCAAAGGCTGCATGGTCATCAGTGTTGAATGACAGCTATGTCTAGTGACGCTTAAAACACAGGACTTTGAATTACAGAACATCATTGTCTTAGTTGgcattttactgctgtgaagagacaccatgaccaaagcaattcttataaaggacatcatttaattggggctggcttacaggttcagaggtctagtccattatcatggtgggagcatggcagcatccaggcccACATTGTGCTGAAGGAGTTGATAGTTTTACATCTTAATCCCCNGGAGGCTGTGTATCTCAGTTGTCAcatgacctcaaagcctgccctgacagtggcacacttccttccacaaggtcacacctcctaatagagccattgcctatggccaagcattcaaacacgtgaATCTACAGGGCCATACTATTCAAACTACAACAAATCAGTAACAGCAATTTGATCAAAAAGAAGCCTCAAGGTTCAACAAATTGGCTTGAGtccatggaagcagcaagaaacctCTGGAAcatctccagaagttctttggtgtgtttctctctatgaagttcCAGCAGTGAAGTCACACCAGtgaagaaggcaaggtgaaccaatgatGCATTGTTGTGCACAAAGACCATTGCCAGCAAAGCCCAAATGAAGATTCGCCTAGAGGGGCAAGGCGAACTAATACCACACAGGATCATCCACTGTCTgatgggttatatttatacccctTCCAAATACCACATGTTCTCTCAATTGTCCagtctagcaaaacatcacaggCCCTTttaccaggcagcttccagaaaaacatcatgtgtgtacctcagcaaaacatcctctcatgagCCAGTTTTcaaaaaccagaaatttccagtGCAGTCATCCATCTTGAAAGTTCCCATATAATCTCCACGTTACTCTTCATGTTCCCCTGCTAGCTGCTTGCACTACATGACATGTTAGTTACCGAGCAGTCAGTATCAGCACACAGTGGTTAACTGAGGTCCCTAGTTTACATCAGGGATCACTGTTATGGTATACATGCTATGGGTTTTGGTTAATATATCATGTCAGGTATCCATCATTACTGGGTAAAACAAGACAGTTTCTTGCACTAAAAATACTCTTTCCCAACATCCTCCCTTCCATTCTCCCAGCCactgaacccacaaacctatttACAGTCTCTAGTGTTTCGTCTTTTTCAGAATATCACAGAGTTGGAGTCAATAGGAAGAGGTATTGTAATAAAGAATATGCAgaatggggttggagagatgcccTAGCAGCTCACAGCATTTGCTTATCTTCCAGAGGAACAGAGCTTAGGACCTAGCATCCAAATCAGGTGACTCACAGCTGCCTattgactccagttccagaacatCTGATGcgttcttctggcttctacagacacctacactcacatgtgtacctgcatgtgtgaacacacacacactaaaaattaaatataaaaatttttaaggaGAATACAAAGTTTGGAAGAAGTAGAGGGTAGATACAGTTAGGGGAAAGTGGGAGGTAAATATGATCTAATGCATTATATTCTCAAAAggtcataaaaatattatatcttaaaaacaaatcttaaaaaaaaagaccatgcaGTGGCTGAGTGGCTGATGACCACGTTGCCTGATGAAGGCTGCTTTGGCCGCAGTGGCAGTGAACCTGAAGAGCAGGacacaggagggagagaaagagaaggtagaaatggCAGTAAGTGGTACAAGAAAACGTGCCTGAAGTTGGCATGGTGTATTGTGTTCCAAATGCCCTGGAGAAGGGAGTATTCCTGGGTTCTCTCTTGTCTTGGGGACATTTATTACATCAGCACAATGTCTTGAGGCTGCTTCCTCTTGTGCAGATCTTGGAGGCTGAGTTGCGGGCACAAGCTACTGTTCTGGAGACCCTGAACACAAACCTTTTCCAATGCCAGAAAGAACTCGAGAGACAGGCAAGTCCTGGTTATACTGAGAACCGGGCTGGGGAGGAACCTGGAGAACTGCCCAGGAGCAGTTGTTCTACCCAGGAGCTATGTCCCAAGGGCTCTGGGGAAGACAGCTATTCAAATTTATCTTTTAGAAAACTATTGCAGCAAATCTAGAGAAATTGTTCCAGACAAAGCTTGCTGAAGCTGAAGAAAAGCATAAGTACAACATAAAGACCCCGACAGAAGAAAATAACTGCCTCGGGTATGGAGTCTTCCCTCAGGGGGCCTTGGCTGGGTTGCTTTTGAGAGTAGGAGGGTGTTCAAGTGACCAACTTCAGGCACGTTTTCTTGTACCATCCTGATCTCTGGGAGGAGGTAAATTTCTGGACCTGGACACACACTGTGGAGGTAGACTTTTCATCTGGGGTGATCTGTGTATCTGGCcttttctcctgtgtgtctgtttttgtgtaaAACACAGGTAAATTGTCAGTGGGTTCTGGGCTGCTTTGTCCCACGACTGAGGATTGTTTTTCAGAGTTCAGTGGGTTCCAGCGCTCTGATTCTGGCTTCTGTTGAGACAAGTTGCCAGTCACCATCACCATTCCCTGAAGGGCCTTCCTAAACCACTAACTAGAAGATAAGTTACCCATCGCATCAATTTCCATTGGAAATATGATCTCCCAAACACCACGTTTCACCAAATGTAAGCCAATTACTGTGATGAGAGAGGATGCTTCCTCAAGCAGGAAGAAAGCTGAATTCTCCTACCTACCTGCCAGCAAATACCCCCACCACCTCTACCCGAGGTTTCGTGATATAGTGACCATCATTCCTTTTACAGGCAGAAGATGTTAACCACAACCACAAATGAGGAAACTTCAGAAGTTTCTGAGAAGTCATCATCTGCCAGTCCCAACGTGTATGAGTCTgacattcctgaacagaacagcaacaaaaagca from Mus caroli unplaced genomic scaffold, CAROLI_EIJ_v1.1 scaffold_15347_1, whole genome shotgun sequence includes these protein-coding regions:
- the LOC110288252 gene encoding amyotrophic lateral sclerosis 2 chromosomal region candidate gene 12 protein homolog, coding for ELKETHREELERLENNYKEALKAEKVSAEEKLDKMGKEYKYLKSMFHVFQDSIYEEMEDKWLRRKAEWEKDEKMEREKILLQQKCRIIKKFELQSEEKKKKMNESISAVSDNFAREKEELLRQHDEDILKIQELRKSKEILEAELRAQATVLETLNTNLFQCQKELERQKTIAANLEKLFQTKLAEAEEKHKYNIKTPTEENNCLGQKMLTTTTNEETSEVSEKSSSASPNVYESDIPEQNSNKKQAS